The window CGGTTATTTTATTATTAATCATTCTTTTTCATTTTTTCAATTTCTTCTTTGACCTCTTCTGCACCTTCAATATAATATTTCTCTTCTTCTGGGTCGAGTTCTTTCAATAATCGCAAAAATTCTCCTGCGTGAACTTTCTCTTCATTAGCAATATCAATCAATACTTCTTTAGCTAATCTATTATCTGTAGACTCTGCCAATTGCATATATAATTGTATTGCTTCATACTCAGCTGCGATCATATAACGGATAGCCCTAATTAATTCTTCATCTGTTAACTTCCTATCACTTTTTAATCCGGAAAATGGATTTGCAAATTCTGGCATTTTATCCCCCCTTAATCATCTTCACCAAAAAGAATAGTGATACTTGCATTATTCGTTAAGTTATAATGTTTTGTTGCATCTGGTGTAATATTTAATAATGGTTCTAAATTATTTTCATCAATATTATTATTGGAATCCGTATATACC is drawn from Marinitoga hydrogenitolerans DSM 16785 and contains these coding sequences:
- a CDS encoding ferritin family protein — protein: MPEFANPFSGLKSDRKLTDEELIRAIRYMIAAEYEAIQLYMQLAESTDNRLAKEVLIDIANEEKVHAGEFLRLLKELDPEEEKYYIEGAEEVKEEIEKMKKND